A genomic segment from Bradyrhizobium sp. ISRA430 encodes:
- a CDS encoding BlaI/MecI/CopY family transcriptional regulator yields the protein MDDRLPELGDLEREVMQLVWAHGPVTAEVVRERLSRRLKESTVRTVLRRLEEKGYARHTVDGRTYVYHAAEPRARVAAKAVQRIVDWFCNGSIEEVLVGMVDNAMLDQQQLRTLADQVAKAKKARGVKKE from the coding sequence ATGGACGATCGTTTGCCCGAACTGGGCGACCTCGAGCGCGAGGTCATGCAATTGGTTTGGGCCCACGGTCCGGTGACGGCCGAGGTCGTGCGCGAGCGGCTGTCGCGGCGTCTGAAGGAATCGACCGTGCGCACCGTGCTGCGCCGGCTGGAGGAGAAGGGCTATGCGCGGCACACGGTGGACGGACGCACCTACGTCTATCACGCCGCCGAGCCGCGCGCGCGCGTGGCCGCCAAGGCCGTGCAGCGCATCGTCGACTGGTTCTGCAACGGCTCGATCGAGGAGGTCCTCGTCGGCATGGTGGACAACGCGATGCTCGACCAGCAACAACTGCGCACGTTGGCGGACCAGGTGGCCAAGGCGAAGAAGGCGAGGGGAGTGAAGAAAGAATGA
- a CDS encoding tripartite tricarboxylate transporter substrate-binding protein, whose product MTRGLWAGLRGPVITCALIVCALTGSAVWTAPASAQPFPSRPITLVVPFAAGGPTDTLARILSERIAAELHVTVVVENVAGASGSIAGARVARASPDGTTITIGHWGTHVLNGAIFKLPYDVVADFEPVAMIAMGTQLIVGRKTLKADNLKELIAWLKENPGKATAGTAGAGTGAHVAGVFFKTKTGTDFQFVPYRGAGPAMIDLVAGQIDIMFDQATNSLPQVKNGAIKAFAVTSPTRLASAPDIPTVDEAGLPGLYISYWHGVWTPKNTPKDIVTKLNAAIIAALADPSVKQRFAELGQEIPPVEQQSPAALAAFRKAETEKWWPVVKAADIKPE is encoded by the coding sequence ATGACGCGGGGGCTGTGGGCCGGATTGCGCGGCCCAGTGATCACTTGTGCGTTGATCGTTTGCGCGCTGACCGGATCTGCGGTGTGGACCGCGCCGGCCAGCGCCCAGCCGTTTCCGTCGCGTCCCATCACGCTGGTCGTGCCGTTCGCCGCGGGCGGGCCGACCGATACGCTGGCGCGCATCCTGTCCGAGCGGATCGCGGCCGAGCTGCACGTGACGGTCGTGGTCGAGAACGTGGCGGGCGCCTCCGGCAGCATCGCCGGGGCCCGCGTCGCGCGCGCGAGCCCGGACGGCACGACGATCACGATCGGTCATTGGGGTACGCATGTGCTGAACGGCGCGATCTTCAAGCTGCCCTATGACGTGGTCGCCGACTTCGAGCCGGTCGCGATGATCGCGATGGGGACGCAGCTCATCGTCGGCAGGAAGACGCTCAAGGCCGACAATCTCAAGGAGCTGATCGCCTGGCTCAAGGAAAACCCCGGCAAGGCCACCGCCGGGACGGCCGGCGCCGGCACGGGCGCGCATGTCGCCGGTGTGTTCTTCAAGACCAAGACCGGTACCGATTTCCAGTTCGTGCCCTATCGCGGCGCCGGGCCGGCCATGATCGATCTCGTGGCCGGGCAGATCGACATCATGTTCGATCAGGCCACCAATTCACTGCCTCAGGTCAAGAACGGCGCGATCAAGGCGTTCGCCGTGACGTCACCGACGCGGCTTGCGTCCGCGCCCGACATTCCGACCGTCGACGAGGCGGGCCTGCCCGGCCTCTACATTTCCTACTGGCACGGCGTCTGGACGCCCAAGAACACGCCGAAAGATATTGTCACGAAACTCAATGCGGCAATCATCGCGGCGCTTGCCGATCCGTCTGTCAAGCAGCGCTTCGCCGAATTGGGGCAGGAGATTCCGCCAGTGGAGCAGCAATCGCCCGCAGCCCTCGCGGCCTTCCGGAAGGCCGAGACCGAAAAATGGTGGCCGGTCGTGAAGGCCGCGGACATCAAGCCGGAGTAG
- a CDS encoding DUF1800 domain-containing protein, which produces MSNSAKAEAVLALHRFGMGPRPGSIAAVGTDPRGALIAELDRPLALAAAATLPSSAKAFRTVADANARRTARAKQAQQQAKKQQMAAVPAMAEDQTQAQAQTQIQGQAQGQSEAKDAAEMAAKKAAEAIPDPGRPIYLQEAKLRTEAALAADIGFAERLVWFWSNHFCVSANKIQSMSGAYEREVIRANAFGRFVDMLQAAEGHPAMLFYLDNLESMGANSTAGINRSRGLNENFAREIVELHTLGVRTGYTQDDVISFANILTGWTLVPPGADPQHGGEFTFNPRLHEPGGQTVLGKRYEQEDVEQGRAVLRDLAAHPATATHVATKLARHFVADEPPPALVEQMAKAFRNTEGDLKQVAIAMVSSDEAWRGPPSKLKRPGEWVVGMVRATGITQVDPVRYTGGQDLLGEGLWRPFAPKGYPDDEASWIDGVGRRLDVANYFAERVTGITDPQAIIDNVFASEISPEVKQAVGRAESRQQALALLFMSADFQRR; this is translated from the coding sequence ATGAGCAATTCTGCAAAGGCCGAAGCTGTGCTGGCCCTTCATCGCTTCGGGATGGGGCCGCGACCTGGATCGATTGCGGCTGTCGGGACTGACCCGCGCGGCGCCCTGATCGCCGAGCTCGACCGACCGCTCGCACTGGCTGCCGCGGCCACCCTTCCGTCCAGCGCCAAGGCCTTCCGCACGGTAGCCGACGCCAATGCGCGGCGAACCGCGCGCGCCAAGCAGGCCCAGCAGCAAGCGAAGAAGCAGCAGATGGCTGCGGTGCCCGCCATGGCGGAAGATCAGACTCAAGCGCAAGCCCAAACGCAAATCCAGGGGCAGGCGCAGGGTCAGAGCGAGGCGAAGGATGCCGCCGAGATGGCGGCGAAGAAGGCGGCCGAAGCCATTCCTGATCCGGGACGGCCGATCTACTTGCAGGAGGCCAAGCTGCGCACCGAGGCCGCGCTTGCCGCCGATATCGGGTTCGCCGAGCGCCTGGTGTGGTTCTGGTCCAACCATTTCTGTGTCTCGGCCAACAAAATCCAGAGCATGTCCGGCGCCTATGAGCGCGAGGTCATTCGCGCCAATGCGTTCGGTCGTTTCGTCGATATGCTCCAGGCGGCCGAGGGCCATCCCGCGATGCTGTTCTATCTCGACAATCTCGAGTCGATGGGTGCGAACTCGACTGCCGGCATCAATCGCAGCCGCGGCCTCAACGAGAACTTCGCGCGCGAGATCGTGGAGCTGCACACGCTGGGCGTACGCACCGGCTACACCCAGGACGACGTCATCAGCTTCGCCAACATCCTGACCGGCTGGACGCTGGTGCCGCCGGGTGCGGATCCCCAGCACGGTGGCGAGTTCACTTTCAATCCGCGGCTGCACGAGCCCGGCGGGCAGACCGTGCTCGGCAAACGCTACGAGCAGGAGGATGTTGAGCAGGGCCGGGCCGTGTTGCGCGACCTTGCCGCGCATCCGGCGACCGCGACCCATGTCGCGACCAAGCTCGCGCGCCATTTCGTCGCCGACGAGCCGCCGCCGGCGCTGGTCGAACAGATGGCGAAGGCCTTCCGTAACACCGAAGGCGATCTCAAGCAGGTCGCGATCGCGATGGTGTCCTCCGACGAAGCTTGGCGCGGGCCGCCGTCAAAACTCAAGCGCCCCGGCGAGTGGGTCGTCGGCATGGTGCGCGCGACCGGCATCACGCAGGTCGATCCGGTACGCTATACCGGGGGCCAGGATCTCCTCGGCGAGGGGTTGTGGCGTCCGTTCGCGCCCAAGGGCTATCCGGACGACGAGGCAAGCTGGATCGACGGCGTCGGACGGCGGCTCGACGTCGCCAACTATTTTGCCGAGCGCGTGACGGGCATCACAGACCCTCAGGCAATCATCGATAACGTCTTCGCGTCCGAGATCTCACCCGAGGTGAAGCAAGCGGTCGGGCGCGCCGAGAGCCGGCAGCAGGCGCTGGCGCTGTTGTTCATGTCGGCGGATTTTCAGAGGAGGTGA
- a CDS encoding septal ring lytic transglycosylase RlpA family protein: MSRFARAESARISHAISCRQPARFLFVAIGAASLAACAQSPAGRQAASGFGGASRQAAVERPHKVAALHPRPIRRARAPDGRGNTAQARSHGVASFYSDTETASGEKYDKNELTAAHPTLPFGTRLRVTDVSSGRSVTVRVNDRGPYVRGRVVDVSHSAAEALGMVDKGIVNVRLDVVH; the protein is encoded by the coding sequence ATGTCTCGCTTTGCACGTGCCGAAAGTGCCCGGATTTCCCACGCAATCTCATGCCGCCAACCGGCCCGCTTCCTGTTCGTCGCGATCGGGGCCGCCTCGCTCGCCGCATGTGCGCAATCGCCGGCCGGCCGCCAGGCGGCCTCCGGATTTGGCGGGGCCAGCCGTCAGGCCGCGGTCGAGCGGCCTCACAAGGTTGCAGCCCTGCATCCGCGACCGATCAGGCGGGCGCGCGCGCCGGACGGTAGAGGCAACACCGCACAAGCCCGCTCGCACGGCGTTGCCAGCTTCTACTCGGACACGGAGACCGCGAGCGGCGAGAAGTACGACAAGAACGAATTGACCGCAGCGCATCCGACCCTGCCGTTCGGCACGCGCCTGCGCGTCACCGATGTCTCCAGCGGCCGTTCCGTCACCGTCAGGGTCAACGATCGCGGACCCTATGTCCGCGGGCGCGTTGTCGACGTTTCCCATTCCGCCGCCGAGGCGCTCGGCATGGTGGACAAGGGCATCGTCAACGTCAGGCTCGACGTCGTGCATTAA
- a CDS encoding M56 family metallopeptidase, with amino-acid sequence MIATLAEAALRSFVLGGVVWFGLNLFRAHNPHVHMTAWVVVLLASLAMPFVMHWPTLTIARLPMSVAVMPDDLWPADISMLETPQPALPVATGTPVVLPPRSGPSVDWWLVATIVYAGVAGLLLLRLAIGLCLTWRLARAAKPMGCPQRIDADVRISRDVGGPVTFGSTILVPPQFAGWDAKKRLAVLAHESAHVANRDFYVLLLAALNRAVFWFSPFAWWQLAHLAELAEIISDAQAIEVIDDRLSYAEILLDVATSVKPRPVELAMARASTVRARVERIIAAAALPAAVGWLKRLWIAAAIAPAVIVSIGMIAYRTQDPVPAVADLGEAPAQHYRPFVNFYAMGPASVFAIFREGDELYGQITGQRKLRLTVASDGTASYPATFGEITFPIDAERRSSELMLHFNGRDVRASRIAEMPTSASDAAPLDQYVGWYRLAPNRVLTVQRDGDGLQVQETVLGRSALLAEGADAFSIRGDNLLIFLRDGQAKVTRVLLQNTVSGARLAPRIDAAVARAIEADFARRIAEVPDRFREQVPAAGGKEVILRGIEDMRRGTPNYDRMSAPLAAKIHLQLDELHATFLALGAVESIFFRGVGPGGYDIYGAKFENGTAEFRLLLEPDGKAADVLFRPDGNDELGGIVACSEEASVRGRAGRSPIRIMVYNEMGDDIQVFNLDADGNRRTESPVRANMSWAHMTTVNSPWVIADKSGRCLEILLPGRQTRFHNVEASTVGAKPGRAARRAVPIANGEEMLRRYIEGVGKGEPDYDHMTTEVANITRQQLPFDQAILARLGALRAVSFRGVTALDSDIYIAQFANGAAEWRIGVRNGTITKIALGPNY; translated from the coding sequence ATGATCGCAACTCTGGCAGAGGCGGCACTCCGCTCCTTCGTGCTTGGAGGCGTCGTCTGGTTCGGTCTCAACCTGTTTCGTGCGCACAATCCGCACGTCCACATGACGGCCTGGGTCGTCGTGCTCCTGGCATCGCTGGCGATGCCCTTCGTCATGCACTGGCCGACGCTCACCATCGCGCGGTTGCCCATGTCCGTGGCGGTGATGCCGGACGATCTCTGGCCCGCTGACATCTCGATGCTGGAAACGCCGCAGCCGGCCCTGCCGGTCGCGACCGGCACTCCCGTCGTACTGCCGCCGAGGAGCGGTCCGTCGGTCGACTGGTGGCTGGTGGCGACGATTGTCTATGCCGGCGTCGCCGGCCTGCTCTTGCTACGGCTTGCCATCGGCCTCTGCCTGACCTGGCGGCTGGCGCGCGCGGCGAAGCCGATGGGCTGTCCGCAGAGAATCGATGCCGACGTGCGCATCAGCCGCGACGTCGGCGGTCCTGTCACCTTTGGATCGACCATCCTTGTGCCGCCGCAATTCGCCGGCTGGGATGCGAAAAAGCGCCTCGCGGTGCTGGCGCACGAGAGCGCGCATGTCGCCAATCGCGATTTCTACGTCCTGCTGCTCGCCGCGCTCAACCGTGCGGTGTTCTGGTTCAGCCCGTTCGCGTGGTGGCAGCTCGCGCACCTCGCCGAGCTTGCCGAGATCATCAGCGACGCCCAGGCGATCGAAGTCATCGACGACCGGCTGTCCTACGCCGAAATCCTGCTCGATGTCGCAACGAGCGTGAAGCCGCGGCCGGTGGAGCTCGCGATGGCGCGGGCCTCGACCGTGCGCGCCCGTGTCGAGCGCATCATCGCGGCGGCGGCGCTGCCGGCGGCGGTCGGCTGGCTCAAACGGCTGTGGATCGCGGCCGCGATCGCGCCGGCCGTGATCGTGTCGATCGGGATGATCGCCTATCGCACGCAGGATCCGGTGCCTGCTGTCGCCGACCTCGGCGAGGCGCCGGCGCAGCACTACCGTCCCTTCGTCAATTTCTACGCCATGGGCCCCGCCTCGGTATTTGCGATCTTCCGGGAGGGCGATGAGCTGTACGGACAGATCACCGGGCAGCGCAAGCTGCGGCTGACGGTTGCCAGCGACGGCACGGCATCCTACCCGGCTACGTTTGGCGAGATTACGTTCCCGATCGATGCGGAACGCCGATCGTCCGAATTGATGCTGCATTTCAACGGCCGCGACGTGCGCGCTTCCCGCATTGCGGAGATGCCGACATCGGCCTCCGATGCGGCGCCGCTCGATCAATATGTCGGCTGGTACCGGCTCGCGCCGAACCGGGTGCTCACGGTCCAGCGCGATGGCGATGGGCTTCAGGTGCAGGAAACCGTACTGGGCCGATCCGCGCTTCTCGCGGAAGGCGCTGACGCATTCTCCATCCGGGGCGACAATCTCCTGATCTTCCTGCGTGACGGGCAGGCGAAGGTGACGCGCGTGCTGCTCCAGAACACGGTTTCCGGCGCCCGCCTCGCGCCGCGGATCGACGCCGCTGTCGCCAGGGCGATCGAAGCGGACTTCGCGCGCCGGATCGCCGAGGTGCCGGATCGCTTCCGGGAGCAGGTCCCCGCCGCCGGCGGCAAGGAGGTGATCCTGCGCGGGATCGAGGACATGCGCCGCGGTACGCCGAACTACGATCGCATGAGCGCGCCGCTTGCGGCGAAGATCCATCTGCAACTCGACGAGCTGCACGCGACGTTCCTGGCGCTCGGCGCGGTGGAGTCGATCTTCTTCCGCGGCGTCGGTCCTGGCGGCTACGACATCTATGGTGCGAAATTCGAGAACGGCACGGCGGAATTCCGCCTACTGCTCGAGCCCGACGGCAAGGCGGCCGACGTGCTCTTCCGTCCTGACGGCAATGACGAGCTCGGCGGCATCGTCGCCTGTTCGGAAGAGGCAAGTGTGCGCGGCCGCGCCGGTAGGTCGCCGATCAGGATCATGGTCTATAACGAAATGGGCGACGACATTCAGGTCTTCAATCTCGATGCTGATGGCAATCGCAGGACGGAGAGCCCCGTCAGGGCCAACATGTCGTGGGCCCACATGACCACGGTGAACAGTCCGTGGGTCATTGCCGACAAGTCGGGGCGATGCCTGGAGATCCTGCTTCCGGGCCGGCAGACGCGCTTCCACAATGTCGAGGCCTCGACAGTGGGAGCGAAGCCGGGGCGCGCCGCGCGTCGTGCCGTTCCGATCGCCAATGGTGAGGAGATGCTGCGGCGCTACATCGAGGGGGTCGGCAAAGGTGAGCCCGACTACGACCACATGACCACTGAGGTTGCAAATATCACGCGTCAGCAGCTTCCATTCGACCAAGCGATCCTGGCGCGGCTCGGGGCGCTGCGCGCGGTCTCGTTCCGCGGCGTCACCGCGCTCGACAGCGACATCTACATCGCCCAGTTCGCCAACGGCGCGGCGGAATGGCGCATCGGCGTCCGGAACGGCACGATCACGAAGATCGCGCTCGGGCCGAATTACTAG
- a CDS encoding DUF1501 domain-containing protein, giving the protein MSIIHLPTRRELLVGSGALFAWSQMPRLARAEGRDPRLLVIILRGALDGLGAVAPVGDPDWISLRGDRALVLDGKTPALPLDSLFALNPAMPNLHRLYKSKQASIVHATATPYRERSHFDGQDVLESGIARPGATGSGWLNRALLALESGGRVDPHGSRALGIGSVTPLVVRGAAPVMTWVPQKLLPASADTQNRLLDLYRHTDPKLASVLQARMKLASLDGTPAMGDPMSDDPTLAPPGIARVRAYFADAAGTAARYLAKPDGPRVGAMGFVGWDTHIAEGAASGQLFNLLGALDGALAAIESNMGETWHETVVAVVTEFGRTARINGTQGTDHGTGTVAFLAGGALAAGRVIADWPGLKPAQLFEDRDLKPTVDLRAVLKGLLRDHLRVEENLLASAVFPDSADVRPMGGLVG; this is encoded by the coding sequence ATGAGCATCATCCACCTGCCCACGCGGCGCGAGCTCCTGGTCGGCTCCGGTGCGCTGTTCGCCTGGAGCCAGATGCCGCGGCTTGCGCGCGCCGAGGGGCGCGATCCGCGCCTGCTCGTCATCATCCTGCGCGGCGCGCTCGACGGGCTTGGTGCGGTCGCACCGGTCGGCGATCCCGACTGGATCTCCCTGCGCGGCGATCGTGCGCTGGTGCTCGACGGCAAGACGCCCGCGCTGCCGCTCGATTCCTTGTTCGCGCTCAATCCGGCGATGCCGAACCTGCATCGGCTTTACAAGAGCAAGCAGGCCTCGATCGTGCATGCGACGGCGACGCCCTATCGCGAGCGCTCGCATTTCGACGGCCAGGACGTGCTGGAAAGCGGCATCGCCAGACCTGGCGCGACCGGTTCGGGATGGCTCAATCGCGCATTGCTCGCACTGGAATCGGGCGGCCGCGTCGACCCGCACGGCAGCCGCGCGCTCGGCATCGGTTCGGTGACGCCGCTCGTGGTGCGTGGCGCGGCACCCGTGATGACATGGGTGCCACAGAAGCTGTTGCCCGCGAGCGCGGATACGCAGAACCGCCTGCTCGATCTCTACCGGCACACCGACCCGAAGCTTGCGAGCGTACTCCAGGCGCGTATGAAGCTCGCCTCGCTCGATGGTACGCCCGCGATGGGCGATCCAATGTCGGACGATCCGACGCTGGCGCCGCCCGGCATCGCGCGCGTGCGCGCCTATTTTGCAGATGCCGCCGGCACTGCCGCGCGTTATCTCGCCAAGCCGGACGGCCCGCGTGTCGGCGCCATGGGCTTCGTCGGCTGGGACACGCACATCGCCGAAGGCGCGGCCTCGGGCCAGCTTTTCAATCTCCTCGGCGCGCTCGACGGCGCGCTGGCCGCAATCGAGAGCAACATGGGCGAGACCTGGCACGAGACCGTGGTCGCCGTCGTCACCGAATTCGGGCGCACCGCGCGCATCAACGGCACGCAGGGGACGGACCACGGCACCGGCACGGTCGCCTTCCTCGCCGGCGGCGCGCTCGCCGCTGGCCGTGTGATTGCAGACTGGCCGGGACTGAAGCCGGCGCAGCTCTTCGAGGATCGCGACCTCAAGCCCACTGTCGACTTGCGCGCCGTGCTGAAGGGCCTGCTCAGGGATCATCTGCGCGTCGAGGAGAATCTGCTCGCCAGCGCCGTCTTCCCCGACAGCGCAGATGTCAGGCCGATGGGAGGTCTCGTCGGCTGA
- a CDS encoding NAD-dependent malic enzyme, with product MNRPNRVSAHSTSSSTALHGMTLLRDPLLNKGTAFTEAERGALGLRGLLPPCVLTMETQAERVLTNLRTLPTDLEKYVALNALHDRNETLFFRVVCDNIDEIQPIIYTPTVGLACQKYGLIFQRPRGMFISSRDRGQIAEILKNWPYPAKLIVVTDGERILGLGDLGANGMGIPVGKLSLYSACAGVHPEQCLPIVLDVGTNNEELLNDPYYLGLRERRLTGEAYDSFVDEFMQAARNTFPGVLIQFEDFANHSAFKLLHKYRDEACVFNDDIQGTAAVALAGLFSALKVSGGKLRDQKILFLGAGEAATGIADLVVSAMMAEGASEAEALRRNWLVDSRGLVVNGRAGLSGHKLRYAHADQAPIADFLTAIRTLKPTTIIGVAAVGGAFTPDVLKAMAELNEKPIVFALSNPTSKAECSAEDAYRYTEGRVLFACGSPYDPVTLSGRTFVPRQGNNSYIFPGVGLGVIASGSRLVTDEMFMAAAHSLADCVGKEDLAQGSLYPALPRIREVSARIAAAVAQVAYQRGLADGPAPNDLMGQVTSQMYEPHY from the coding sequence GTGAATAGACCTAACCGGGTCAGTGCCCACTCGACATCATCTTCCACCGCGCTGCATGGCATGACGCTCTTGCGCGATCCCTTGCTCAACAAGGGCACCGCCTTCACGGAAGCGGAACGCGGCGCGCTCGGTTTGCGCGGTTTGCTGCCGCCCTGCGTGCTGACCATGGAAACGCAGGCCGAGCGGGTGCTTACAAATCTGCGCACGCTGCCGACCGACCTCGAGAAATACGTCGCGCTGAACGCGCTGCATGATCGCAACGAGACGCTGTTCTTCCGCGTCGTCTGCGACAACATCGACGAGATCCAGCCGATCATCTACACACCGACGGTCGGACTCGCCTGCCAGAAATACGGCCTGATCTTCCAGCGGCCGCGCGGCATGTTCATCTCCTCGCGCGATCGCGGCCAGATCGCCGAGATCCTGAAGAACTGGCCCTATCCGGCGAAGCTGATCGTCGTGACCGACGGCGAACGCATCCTCGGCCTCGGCGATCTCGGCGCCAACGGAATGGGCATTCCGGTCGGCAAGCTCTCGCTCTATTCGGCCTGCGCCGGCGTGCATCCGGAGCAGTGCCTGCCGATCGTGCTCGACGTCGGCACTAACAATGAAGAGCTCCTGAACGATCCCTATTATCTCGGCCTGCGCGAGCGGCGGCTCACGGGCGAGGCCTATGACAGCTTCGTCGACGAGTTCATGCAGGCGGCACGGAATACGTTCCCGGGCGTGCTGATCCAGTTCGAGGATTTCGCCAACCACTCGGCGTTCAAGCTGCTGCACAAATATCGCGACGAAGCCTGCGTCTTCAACGATGACATCCAGGGCACCGCGGCGGTCGCGCTTGCCGGCCTGTTTTCGGCGCTGAAGGTCTCTGGCGGCAAGCTCAGGGACCAGAAGATCCTGTTCCTCGGCGCAGGCGAGGCGGCGACCGGGATCGCCGATCTCGTTGTCTCGGCCATGATGGCGGAGGGCGCTTCGGAAGCCGAAGCGCTCAGGCGCAACTGGCTGGTGGATTCCCGCGGCCTCGTCGTCAACGGCCGCGCAGGGCTCTCCGGCCATAAGCTGCGCTATGCCCATGCCGACCAGGCGCCGATCGCCGACTTCCTCACCGCGATCAGGACGCTGAAGCCGACGACGATCATCGGCGTTGCCGCGGTCGGCGGCGCCTTCACGCCCGACGTGCTCAAGGCGATGGCTGAGCTCAACGAAAAGCCGATCGTGTTCGCGCTCTCCAACCCGACCTCGAAGGCCGAATGCTCGGCGGAGGACGCCTATCGCTATACCGAAGGCCGCGTGCTGTTCGCCTGCGGCAGCCCCTATGATCCCGTGACGCTCAGCGGCCGCACCTTCGTGCCGCGCCAAGGCAACAACTCCTACATCTTCCCCGGCGTCGGGCTTGGCGTCATCGCCAGCGGATCGCGGTTGGTAACGGACGAGATGTTCATGGCGGCTGCGCATTCGCTCGCCGATTGCGTCGGCAAGGAGGACCTCGCACAGGGCAGCCTCTATCCGGCGCTGCCCCGCATCCGCGAGGTCTCGGCGCGCATCGCCGCCGCCGTCGCGCAAGTGGCCTACCAGCGCGGGCTGGCGGATGGACCCGCGCCCAACGACCTGATGGGCCAGGTCACCTCCCAGATGTACGAGCCGCATTACTGA